CGACGACGTGCGCCAGGAGCTGGGCCGGGTTTGCGAAGGCATCCTGACGGTGCAGGACGCCCCGCGCGCGTAACCCGCCACCCTCGACCGGACATTTCAGGAGCCGCCATGCCCTCTGCCCCTTGCCTCCCGTACTCTCATCGACCCGTGCGCCTGCCTGCCTGCCGCATGCTCCCGGTCCTCTGCCTGGCGGCGGTGCTGGCCCTTGCCTGCATCCGGCCGGCAACGGCCGAGCCGGTGCGCAAAACCGGCGCGCTGATCCACGTGCCGGCCTATTCCCACATCTACCAGGGCTCCCGCAACAAGCCGTTCCTGCTCACGGTCATCCTTGCCGTGCGCAATGTGGATCCTGCCCGCCCCGTGAGCATCGAATCCATCCAGTACTTCGACGGCGACGGCAAGCATTTGGAAGTCTTCGACGTGAACAAGAAGGTGCTCGGTCCGCTGGCGGCGCTGGAAATGATCATCGACGAATCCGACAAACGCGGCGGCGCAGGCGCGGGCTTTCTGGTGCGCTGGAAGGCGGATGCTCCCGTGGCCCCGCCCCTGGTGGAAACGGTGATGATCTCCACCACCGGCGGGCAGGGCATCTCCTTTGTCTGTCGCGGAGAGGAAGTGCCGGAGTAGGACATTTTAATTTTGAAAAAGGACGTTGCGAGAGGGGAAACCNCTTCCAAAACTTTGATAGTGACCTTGAATCACAATACAAGTCTTTGGAAATGGGGGTCGGGGGAAACCCTTTCAAAGATAATTTGCTCTAGCGGCCGCGTCAGTTCTGCAGCAGCGTCACGCAGGCGCTTTTGCTCTGCTGCAGCGAGGCCATGATGATCTTGAGGGCCGCGGCCTGGTCGCTCAG
This sequence is a window from Megalodesulfovibrio gigas DSM 1382 = ATCC 19364. Protein-coding genes within it:
- a CDS encoding DUF3124 domain-containing protein gives rise to the protein MPSAPCLPYSHRPVRLPACRMLPVLCLAAVLALACIRPATAEPVRKTGALIHVPAYSHIYQGSRNKPFLLTVILAVRNVDPARPVSIESIQYFDGDGKHLEVFDVNKKVLGPLAALEMIIDESDKRGGAGAGFLVRWKADAPVAPPLVETVMISTTGGQGISFVCRGEEVPE